From Salinirubrum litoreum, one genomic window encodes:
- a CDS encoding amylo-alpha-1,6-glucosidase: MKSDNAVVNGTTFLVTDDSGRPTRAHDGVYHRDVRHLDRYELTTDRPLETLELTDILPGERVVETADPLDTGARSLRVRRRQFVTDCLIESLTIENLTGQSTTETLELAVGTRFDDLFEVRGHHPRRDRSITVNASEDGVVFGYDPADHDFERTTTVTVDRPATVTTTGSEGRADGTIRVPVELEPHGQTELSVVVSPEGVSKPTAVADRARTTIRERYHDWADRPLPVADGRWDTVLTEARENLLELTLETEYGPVFAAGVPWFATVFGRDSILAAAQTLEFAPAVAKATCRYLAAHQADAFDDFRAAEPGKILHEIRHGEAAARGEVPHSPYYGTVDATALFVGLVHRTWQETGDDAFARDLLPAVERAITWLREYGDHDGDGFVDYPADPTTTDGLIHQAWKDSADGIVHPDGRHPEGPLAVVEVQGYYYDALRRGADLLSVFGDDATAATYDRAAASLRERFEDAFWLPEESFYAVALDGHGDPVRSITSNPGHCLWSGIVADSRADAVVDRLLADDLFSGWGIRTFSSTHDAYNPQSYHLGSVWPHDTSLSVLGMARYGRDDAVRQVTEGLRDAALARGNDRLPELFAGYARDDSAVPVTYGEACEPQAWAAGTPFACLRALSGELSNAPTPESPGVDPVSQD; this comes from the coding sequence ATGAAGTCGGATAACGCCGTCGTCAACGGGACGACGTTTCTGGTGACGGACGACAGCGGTCGTCCGACGCGTGCCCACGACGGGGTGTATCACCGGGACGTTCGCCACCTCGACCGGTACGAACTGACGACCGACCGACCGCTGGAGACGCTCGAACTGACGGACATCCTGCCCGGCGAACGGGTCGTCGAGACGGCCGATCCACTCGACACCGGTGCCCGGTCGCTCCGTGTCCGCCGTCGGCAGTTCGTCACCGACTGCCTGATCGAGTCTCTCACGATCGAGAACCTCACCGGCCAGTCGACGACGGAGACGCTCGAACTCGCGGTCGGGACCCGGTTCGACGACCTCTTCGAGGTACGAGGCCACCACCCCAGACGGGACCGTTCCATCACGGTGAACGCGAGCGAGGACGGGGTCGTCTTCGGCTACGACCCGGCCGACCACGACTTCGAACGGACGACGACGGTCACCGTGGATCGTCCGGCGACCGTGACGACGACAGGGAGTGAGGGTCGGGCCGACGGGACGATTCGGGTACCGGTCGAACTCGAACCACACGGACAGACCGAACTGTCGGTGGTCGTCTCGCCGGAGGGGGTCTCGAAGCCGACCGCCGTAGCCGACCGTGCACGGACCACGATTCGGGAGCGATACCACGACTGGGCCGACCGACCGCTCCCGGTGGCGGACGGACGCTGGGACACCGTCCTGACGGAAGCACGGGAGAACCTCCTCGAACTGACACTGGAGACGGAGTACGGCCCGGTCTTCGCGGCCGGAGTCCCGTGGTTCGCCACGGTGTTCGGCCGGGACTCCATTCTGGCGGCCGCACAGACCCTCGAGTTCGCACCGGCGGTGGCGAAGGCGACCTGTCGGTATCTCGCGGCGCACCAGGCCGACGCATTCGACGACTTCCGGGCGGCCGAACCGGGGAAGATCCTCCACGAGATCAGACACGGCGAGGCGGCCGCTCGCGGGGAGGTGCCACACAGTCCGTACTACGGGACCGTCGACGCCACGGCGCTGTTCGTCGGCCTCGTCCACCGAACGTGGCAGGAGACGGGTGACGACGCCTTCGCCAGGGATCTCCTGCCGGCGGTCGAGCGGGCGATCACGTGGCTCCGTGAGTACGGCGACCACGACGGCGATGGCTTCGTCGACTACCCCGCCGACCCGACGACGACCGATGGACTGATCCACCAGGCCTGGAAGGACAGTGCCGACGGCATCGTCCACCCGGACGGTCGTCACCCGGAGGGACCGCTGGCTGTCGTCGAGGTGCAGGGCTACTACTACGACGCACTCCGCAGAGGGGCCGATCTCCTCTCTGTCTTCGGCGACGACGCGACGGCAGCGACGTACGATCGGGCGGCCGCGTCGCTCCGTGAGCGGTTCGAGGACGCGTTCTGGCTCCCCGAGGAGTCCTTCTACGCCGTGGCACTCGACGGACACGGTGATCCGGTGCGGTCGATCACCTCGAACCCCGGCCACTGTCTCTGGAGCGGTATCGTCGCCGACTCGCGGGCGGACGCCGTCGTGGATCGGTTGCTCGCAGACGACCTGTTCTCGGGGTGGGGAATCCGAACGTTCTCGTCGACACACGACGCGTACAACCCCCAGAGCTACCACCTCGGCTCGGTCTGGCCGCACGACACCTCGCTTTCGGTGCTCGGGATGGCCCGATACGGCCGGGACGACGCGGTCCGGCAGGTGACAGAGGGGCTCAGAGACGCGGCGCTCGCACGCGGGAACGACCGCCTGCCGGAACTGTTCGCCGGGTACGCCCGTGACGACTCGGCGGTGCCCGTCACCTACGGCGAGGCCTGTGAACCGCAGGCATGGGCGGCGGGGACGCCGTTCGCGTGTCTCAGAGCACTCTCCGGAGAGCTCTCGAACGCCCCGACTCCCGAATCGCCGGGCGTCGACCCCGTCTCTCAGGACTGA
- a CDS encoding ABC transporter substrate-binding protein has translation MTGDATQTGQITRRRLVEGVGASALTAALAGCLGGGGGGSDPTATDGGGGSTDATTTQVPQRQIQLSGWTSNQEEKQLLSDLVGTFEESHDNVDVDYSPVESKYKQKLKTQLGAGNAPDVFYVDAKYFGSFASQGALLSLDSMVESGQIDTDAFFQPLLDAFRFDGTLYGVPKDFSTLGLYSNTALFEEAGANPEPATWSELRTSLQTVVDETDVKSGMIEYANARWWKALIYQNGGQIMSDDGSEAVFASDAGVEALQYMVDLKKDGLLSVPSELGADWHGQALGNGEVASAVIGPWAIPYLRGNHSEVNEATDVFHLPIPEGGEKGTAAYTVSYSVSANTSAPGAAQTLVSALTDSEGMARWAEKGVALSARPAHAELEFYQNNPRYRTHLEAGEWSHPVAYGAQSEAVINRLHPQLEGAMLEEKSPREALETAQSTINDEVLN, from the coding sequence ATGACAGGAGATGCCACGCAGACCGGACAGATCACACGACGGCGGCTCGTCGAGGGCGTCGGCGCGAGCGCACTGACCGCCGCGCTCGCCGGCTGTCTCGGCGGCGGTGGCGGCGGGAGCGACCCGACAGCGACAGACGGCGGCGGTGGCTCGACAGACGCGACCACGACGCAGGTCCCCCAGCGACAGATTCAGCTCTCGGGGTGGACCTCGAACCAGGAGGAGAAACAGCTCCTCTCCGACCTCGTCGGAACCTTCGAGGAGAGCCACGACAACGTCGACGTAGACTACAGCCCCGTCGAGTCGAAGTACAAACAGAAGCTGAAGACGCAACTCGGTGCCGGCAACGCGCCGGACGTGTTCTACGTCGACGCGAAGTACTTCGGCTCCTTCGCCAGTCAGGGCGCGCTGTTGAGTCTCGACTCCATGGTCGAGTCGGGACAGATCGACACCGACGCCTTCTTCCAGCCGCTACTCGACGCGTTCCGGTTCGACGGGACGCTGTACGGCGTGCCGAAGGACTTCTCGACGCTCGGCCTGTACTCGAACACCGCACTGTTCGAGGAGGCCGGGGCGAACCCCGAACCCGCGACGTGGAGTGAACTCCGCACCTCGCTCCAGACGGTCGTCGACGAGACGGACGTGAAGTCCGGGATGATCGAGTACGCCAACGCGCGGTGGTGGAAAGCGCTGATCTACCAGAACGGCGGACAGATCATGTCCGACGACGGCTCGGAGGCGGTGTTCGCGAGCGACGCCGGTGTCGAGGCGCTCCAGTACATGGTCGATCTGAAGAAGGACGGCCTGCTGTCGGTGCCGAGCGAACTCGGCGCGGATTGGCACGGCCAGGCGCTCGGCAACGGCGAGGTGGCCTCGGCGGTCATCGGTCCGTGGGCCATTCCGTACCTCCGAGGGAACCACTCCGAGGTGAACGAGGCGACAGACGTGTTCCACCTGCCGATCCCGGAGGGTGGCGAGAAGGGCACGGCCGCCTACACCGTCTCCTACAGCGTCTCTGCGAACACGAGCGCACCGGGGGCCGCCCAGACGCTCGTCTCCGCGCTCACGGACTCCGAGGGGATGGCTCGCTGGGCGGAGAAGGGGGTCGCCCTCTCTGCCCGTCCGGCCCACGCCGAACTCGAGTTCTACCAGAACAACCCCCGGTACCGCACCCACCTGGAGGCCGGCGAGTGGTCACACCCGGTCGCCTACGGGGCACAGAGCGAGGCGGTCATCAACCGTCTGCACCCGCAGTTGGAGGGTGCGATGCTCGAGGAGAAGTCCCCCCGCGAGGCGCTCGAGACCGCACAGTCCACGATCAACGACGAGGTCCTCAACTGA
- a CDS encoding phage tail protein — protein MTDIVDAPSLSTLTEYEGETFDVESDAGVGLRLDEVDRRRVGDDWEAFSLWFSSDDESVLPQGHYRFAAPDGEEFDVTVAPTHSATAAPETHTYEAVFDRPAPDGETPDVSAALAAGHHLPAAGVEPQSATVAGDEYVGQVILFGGARTIQGFYECDGALVSIQQLSALYSLIGTKYGGDGTSTFGLPNLSGRVPMHRSSQHGIGSAVGSAETRLAIDNVPVHSHGATNLSVPVSDVSGSEPDPDGNVLTTDPHGGGRGAKTIYTPENEMSGSMVVAGETDQVGMGAAFNNVQPSLAMNYEMCVTGIYPGTN, from the coding sequence ATGACCGACATCGTCGACGCACCGTCACTGAGCACACTGACGGAGTACGAGGGTGAGACCTTCGACGTCGAGAGCGACGCGGGGGTCGGTCTCCGACTGGACGAGGTCGACCGCCGGCGGGTCGGCGACGACTGGGAGGCGTTCTCGCTGTGGTTCTCCTCGGACGACGAGTCGGTTCTGCCGCAGGGCCACTACCGGTTCGCCGCGCCGGACGGAGAGGAGTTCGACGTGACCGTCGCGCCGACCCACTCGGCGACGGCGGCCCCCGAGACACACACATACGAGGCCGTCTTCGACCGCCCGGCACCGGACGGCGAGACGCCCGACGTGAGCGCGGCGCTCGCGGCGGGACACCACCTCCCGGCGGCGGGTGTCGAACCGCAGAGTGCCACCGTCGCGGGTGACGAGTACGTCGGCCAGGTGATCCTGTTCGGCGGAGCGCGGACGATCCAGGGGTTCTACGAGTGTGACGGCGCGCTGGTCTCGATCCAACAGCTCTCGGCACTGTACAGTCTCATCGGGACGAAGTACGGCGGCGACGGGACGTCGACCTTCGGGCTTCCGAACCTCTCCGGGCGCGTCCCGATGCACCGGAGCAGCCAGCACGGCATCGGAAGCGCGGTCGGGTCCGCAGAGACTCGACTCGCCATCGACAACGTGCCGGTCCACAGTCACGGGGCGACGAATCTCAGCGTTCCGGTGAGTGACGTGTCCGGTTCGGAACCGGACCCGGACGGGAACGTCCTGACGACGGACCCACACGGCGGCGGTCGCGGAGCGAAGACCATCTACACCCCCGAAAACGAGATGAGCGGGTCGATGGTGGTCGCGGGCGAGACCGATCAGGTCGGCATGGGTGCGGCGTTCAACAACGTGCAACCCTCGCTGGCGATGAACTACGAGATGTGCGTCACCGGTATCTACCCCGGGACAAACTGA
- a CDS encoding carbohydrate ABC transporter permease, producing the protein MAFEGGERGTTDERLTARLRTGVGERLGTSDEHDTLVGVLFCLPNLVAFSIFLLGPVLYAFYISFHEWNILANEGTWIGIQNYVAVLQPAPWANDWAPLTDPTANTFWYSLKTTVVYAIGTVPLQIYGGLAVALMLDKRVRGKKVYRAAFFMPMMLSGAASAVMWRWFLAADGIINSLLPSFLEHNWAGDPGTALMGVMLMAVWGGIGGNMIFFLAGLQNIPEELYEAARIDGATGWHRFRHVTWPNLGNTNFFVIVMAIISAFQVFGIALVFSQGGPYYATTTTVLLVYQRAFEEGAMGYGAAMAFLLFCLIFAFSYYQYKNRDQAEVGY; encoded by the coding sequence ATGGCCTTCGAAGGAGGTGAACGCGGCACGACGGACGAACGACTCACGGCCCGACTCCGCACGGGCGTCGGCGAGCGACTCGGCACCAGTGACGAACACGACACCCTCGTCGGTGTCCTGTTCTGTCTGCCGAACCTCGTCGCCTTCTCTATCTTCCTGCTCGGGCCGGTCCTGTACGCTTTCTACATCTCGTTTCACGAGTGGAACATCCTCGCCAACGAGGGGACGTGGATCGGCATCCAGAACTACGTGGCGGTACTCCAGCCCGCTCCGTGGGCGAACGACTGGGCACCGCTGACCGATCCGACCGCCAACACGTTCTGGTACTCGCTGAAGACGACCGTCGTCTACGCCATCGGGACCGTCCCGCTCCAGATCTACGGCGGACTGGCGGTCGCACTGATGCTCGACAAGCGCGTTCGGGGCAAGAAGGTGTACCGCGCCGCCTTCTTCATGCCGATGATGCTCTCGGGGGCCGCCAGCGCAGTCATGTGGCGGTGGTTCCTCGCGGCCGACGGTATCATCAACAGCCTGCTCCCGTCGTTCCTCGAACACAACTGGGCGGGCGACCCCGGCACCGCCCTGATGGGTGTGATGCTGATGGCCGTCTGGGGCGGCATCGGCGGGAACATGATCTTCTTCCTCGCCGGCCTCCAGAACATCCCCGAGGAACTGTACGAGGCGGCCCGCATCGACGGTGCCACCGGCTGGCACCGGTTCAGACACGTCACGTGGCCGAACCTCGGCAACACCAACTTCTTCGTCATCGTGATGGCGATCATCTCGGCGTTCCAGGTGTTCGGCATCGCCCTCGTCTTCTCGCAGGGCGGTCCGTACTACGCCACGACGACGACGGTCCTGCTCGTCTACCAGCGCGCCTTTGAGGAGGGTGCGATGGGCTACGGGGCCGCGATGGCGTTCCTGTTGTTCTGTCTCATCTTCGCGTTCTCGTACTACCAGTACAAGAACCGTGACCAGGCGGAGGTGGGCTACTGA
- a CDS encoding carbohydrate ABC transporter permease, producing the protein MARSSYDYPGYERAGARYWTKTTLLYAGLGLGALWMTLPFWWTFTTSLSANPTAGAVSFLPAEVTLQNFTTLWERDDIMLVRWFANSVVVAVAVTAFNVTFDSLAGYALAKVDFWGREKLFLVFMSTMMIPAMVTLIPVYIILVELGWTNTYQGLIVPLIANPFGIFLLRQHFRSLPSALGDAAKIDGCNEFQTFYKVYLPLAKPALATLAIFTFMGAWKNFQWPLIIASNQDMYTLPVALFAVRNQYFAEWGLMMAAALIIVAPVVIAFLAAQNYFIRGMSLSGMKG; encoded by the coding sequence ATGGCCCGGTCCAGCTACGACTACCCCGGCTACGAGCGTGCCGGCGCACGGTACTGGACGAAGACGACGCTGCTGTACGCCGGTCTCGGACTCGGCGCGCTGTGGATGACACTCCCGTTCTGGTGGACGTTCACCACCTCGCTGTCGGCGAATCCGACCGCCGGTGCCGTCTCGTTCCTGCCGGCGGAGGTGACACTCCAGAACTTCACGACGCTGTGGGAGCGTGACGACATCATGCTCGTCCGCTGGTTCGCCAACTCCGTGGTGGTCGCGGTGGCGGTCACGGCGTTCAACGTCACCTTCGACAGTCTCGCGGGCTACGCGCTGGCGAAGGTGGACTTCTGGGGCCGCGAGAAGCTGTTTCTCGTCTTCATGTCGACGATGATGATCCCCGCGATGGTGACGCTCATCCCGGTGTACATCATCCTCGTCGAACTCGGCTGGACGAACACCTATCAGGGGTTGATCGTCCCGCTGATCGCCAACCCCTTCGGCATCTTCCTCCTGCGACAGCACTTCCGGAGTCTGCCGTCCGCGCTCGGTGACGCGGCCAAGATCGACGGCTGCAACGAGTTCCAGACGTTCTACAAGGTGTACCTTCCGCTGGCGAAACCGGCACTCGCCACGCTCGCCATCTTCACGTTCATGGGTGCGTGGAAGAACTTCCAGTGGCCGCTGATCATCGCCAGCAACCAGGACATGTACACCCTCCCGGTCGCGCTGTTCGCGGTCCGCAACCAGTACTTCGCGGAGTGGGGGCTGATGATGGCCGCCGCACTCATCATCGTCGCGCCGGTCGTGATCGCCTTCCTCGCCGCGCAGAACTACTTCATCCGCGGGATGAGTCTCAGCGGGATGAAGGGCTGA
- a CDS encoding phage tail protein, whose translation MTDSIAAPSLATLTDYEGVTFDVDGADGVGLRLDEVERRAVDDDWERFSLWFSSDDEVSQDLYRLTDPQGEAFDVTIAPTRRFDGSPDTHTYEAIFSRPASDAEITGPKAALDAGMHLPNATSESQNVPRRAEFITGQVVLFGGPFAVAGFYECSGLPLQISQHSVLYSVIGTTYGGNGRVTYRLPDLKGRVPLHNDRHHQVGSAGGTETVTLTKNQLARHHHYATDIDLPVSEAEGTEQDPSGNLLTTDPHGGGRGAKTIYADGNESAGAMQVEGTTDDTGRGDEHTNMQPYLSVSYQICMDGIFPTR comes from the coding sequence ACTGGACGAGGTGGAGCGCCGCGCGGTGGACGACGACTGGGAACGGTTCTCGCTGTGGTTCAGTTCCGACGACGAGGTGTCACAGGATCTGTACCGACTGACCGACCCGCAGGGCGAGGCGTTCGACGTGACCATCGCACCGACGAGACGGTTCGACGGGAGTCCCGACACGCACACGTACGAGGCCATCTTCAGCCGTCCAGCGTCGGACGCCGAGATCACGGGGCCCAAAGCCGCACTCGACGCCGGGATGCACCTGCCGAACGCGACGAGTGAGAGTCAGAACGTCCCTCGCCGGGCCGAGTTCATCACGGGACAGGTCGTGCTGTTCGGTGGACCCTTCGCGGTCGCGGGGTTCTACGAGTGTTCGGGCCTCCCGCTCCAAATCAGCCAGCACTCGGTTCTCTACTCCGTCATCGGGACGACCTACGGCGGTAACGGAAGAGTGACCTACCGACTTCCGGACTTGAAGGGGCGGGTGCCGCTCCACAACGACCGCCACCATCAGGTGGGGAGCGCGGGCGGCACGGAGACTGTCACGCTGACGAAGAACCAGTTGGCGAGGCACCACCATTACGCGACGGACATCGATCTCCCGGTGAGTGAGGCCGAGGGAACCGAACAGGACCCGAGCGGCAACCTGCTGACGACGGACCCGCACGGCGGGGGACGTGGCGCGAAGACGATCTACGCCGATGGGAACGAGAGTGCCGGCGCGATGCAGGTGGAGGGCACCACCGACGACACCGGACGCGGAGACGAACACACGAACATGCAACCGTACCTCTCGGTGAGCTACCAGATCTGTATGGACGGGATATTCCCCACGCGGTGA
- a CDS encoding TetR/AcrR family transcriptional regulator: protein MDSDTKREIIDATGRALCAHGYADLTMQRIAERSSLTTAAIHYHFDTKDDLLDAFLDDLLDRFEARLACEAVDPRERLATFLDAVFTPSSAAENGADADASGDDGADEFPVALMELKGQAPYHDRFRERFRALDEVMRAVVREAVDDGVEAGHFADADPEAVARLVVTVINGAHVRTVALGEDPSATRAVVESVLDRRLGWTPSAGERSAVADGSGSDPDDEDETRDAEVSP, encoded by the coding sequence ATGGACTCGGACACGAAACGCGAGATCATCGACGCCACGGGTCGGGCGCTGTGTGCGCACGGCTACGCCGACCTGACGATGCAACGAATCGCCGAGCGCTCGTCGCTGACCACGGCGGCGATCCACTACCACTTCGACACCAAAGACGATCTGCTGGACGCCTTTCTCGACGACCTGCTGGACCGGTTCGAGGCGCGACTGGCCTGTGAGGCGGTCGACCCACGGGAGCGTCTCGCCACGTTCCTCGACGCGGTGTTCACCCCCTCGTCGGCCGCCGAGAACGGTGCAGACGCCGACGCCTCCGGAGACGACGGGGCCGACGAGTTCCCGGTCGCGCTGATGGAACTGAAGGGGCAGGCACCGTACCACGACCGGTTCCGCGAGCGGTTCCGGGCGCTGGACGAGGTGATGCGAGCGGTCGTCCGCGAGGCGGTCGACGACGGTGTCGAGGCGGGCCACTTCGCCGACGCCGACCCGGAGGCGGTCGCCCGGTTGGTCGTCACCGTCATCAACGGCGCGCACGTCCGGACCGTCGCACTCGGCGAGGACCCGTCTGCGACCCGAGCGGTCGTCGAGAGCGTGCTCGACCGGCGACTCGGGTGGACGCCGTCGGCGGGTGAGCGGTCGGCCGTCGCCGACGGGTCGGGGTCGGACCCCGACGACGAGGACGAGACACGGGACGCGGAGGTGTCCCCGTGA
- a CDS encoding MBL fold metallo-hydrolase: MELASGVYGLTVESDFDGRTLEIHPVAVETPRGLLLLDVGLPECVPDLRAALDEEGLSLDDVWAVVVTHQDLDHAGCLAEVIEAVGVVVVTHEDEAPYLEGDRALVKSTDDRPMKLAPVIVDLQVVGGETFATSAGPMRVVETPGHAPGHTSYHFPDAELLVSADALNVVDGELVGPREDATPDLDTAWGSVGRLADLDFDETFCFHGGYVDAGSERVAELLAER; the protein is encoded by the coding sequence ATGGAACTCGCCAGTGGCGTGTACGGACTCACGGTGGAGTCGGACTTCGACGGCCGAACACTGGAGATTCACCCGGTCGCCGTCGAGACACCTCGGGGCCTGCTCCTCCTCGACGTGGGCCTCCCCGAGTGCGTACCGGACCTCCGTGCCGCACTCGACGAGGAGGGCCTCTCGCTAGACGACGTGTGGGCCGTCGTCGTCACGCACCAGGACCTCGATCACGCTGGCTGTCTGGCCGAGGTGATCGAGGCAGTCGGCGTCGTCGTCGTCACCCACGAGGACGAAGCGCCGTATCTGGAAGGCGACAGAGCGTTGGTGAAGTCCACCGACGACCGACCGATGAAGCTGGCTCCCGTGATCGTCGACCTGCAGGTCGTCGGCGGGGAGACGTTCGCAACCTCGGCTGGACCGATGCGGGTCGTCGAGACCCCCGGTCACGCGCCGGGACACACCTCGTATCACTTCCCGGACGCAGAACTGCTCGTCAGTGCCGACGCGCTGAACGTCGTCGACGGCGAGTTGGTCGGGCCGCGCGAGGACGCGACGCCCGACCTCGACACCGCGTGGGGGAGTGTCGGACGACTGGCGGATCTCGACTTCGACGAGACGTTCTGTTTCCACGGTGGGTACGTGGACGCCGGGAGTGAGCGAGTAGCCGAGTTGCTGGCCGAGCGGTAG
- a CDS encoding MATE family efflux transporter yields the protein MSLFKGQEELDLTEGGILKPLLYLSLPIVVTNLMQTAYNLADTFWLGQYSKEALAGISFAFPMVFLLISLGMGLSVAGSVLVAQYTGAEETGEAEYAASQTVLYATVGSLLLGTLGYPFVRPFLAFLGASPEVLPGATAYMQVIALGLPFMFGFFVFISLMRGAGDTITPMLVMFGTVVVNVVLDPFLINGWAIGPVAFPEMGIEGAAVATVFSRSLAMAVGLYIMLSGSRGIQIHLSQMTPDLQFLRKLLKIGVPASIEGTGRALSINALLIVVGLFSTSVVAGFGIGTRVFSVIFLPAIAVARGVETMSGQNIGAGKYDRAEQANYLAAKGLFAVLGLVGVGIFLVPEPIVSVFTTDAGVLAVGAQFLRYVALSFGFIGIMRAFTGGFRGAGETLVAAAISIVTLAGIRLPVAYVASQGILPTDWWFFGSPDPRGIWIAFFVSNAVGATIAWLWFRRGTWREGDVRGTGTPDVADDETVDASAADD from the coding sequence GTGAGCCTGTTCAAGGGGCAAGAAGAACTCGACCTCACCGAGGGTGGCATCCTGAAGCCACTGCTGTACCTCTCCTTGCCGATCGTCGTGACGAACCTGATGCAGACCGCGTACAACCTCGCGGACACCTTCTGGCTCGGCCAGTACTCGAAGGAGGCGCTGGCCGGCATCTCCTTCGCGTTCCCGATGGTGTTCCTGCTCATCTCGCTCGGGATGGGGCTGTCGGTCGCGGGGAGTGTCCTCGTCGCACAGTACACCGGTGCAGAGGAGACGGGCGAGGCGGAGTACGCCGCCTCCCAGACCGTGCTGTACGCGACGGTCGGGTCGCTCCTGCTCGGCACCCTCGGCTACCCCTTCGTCCGGCCGTTTCTCGCCTTTCTCGGCGCGTCACCCGAGGTCCTGCCGGGGGCGACAGCGTACATGCAGGTCATCGCGCTCGGCCTCCCGTTCATGTTCGGCTTCTTCGTGTTCATCTCGCTGATGCGCGGGGCGGGCGACACCATCACGCCGATGCTCGTGATGTTCGGGACCGTCGTCGTGAACGTCGTGCTCGACCCGTTCCTCATCAACGGGTGGGCGATCGGGCCCGTCGCCTTCCCGGAGATGGGCATCGAGGGTGCGGCGGTCGCCACCGTCTTCTCCCGGAGTCTGGCGATGGCCGTCGGCCTCTACATCATGCTGTCCGGCAGTCGCGGCATCCAGATCCACCTCTCGCAGATGACGCCCGACCTCCAGTTCCTCCGGAAACTGCTGAAGATCGGGGTCCCGGCGTCCATCGAGGGGACCGGCCGGGCGCTGTCGATCAACGCCCTGCTGATCGTCGTCGGCCTGTTCTCCACGTCGGTCGTCGCCGGCTTCGGCATCGGGACGCGCGTCTTCTCGGTGATCTTCCTCCCGGCGATCGCGGTCGCTCGCGGGGTCGAGACGATGAGCGGGCAGAACATCGGCGCGGGGAAGTACGACCGGGCGGAGCAGGCGAACTACCTCGCGGCGAAGGGCCTGTTCGCGGTGTTGGGGCTCGTCGGGGTCGGTATCTTCCTCGTTCCCGAACCGATCGTCTCGGTGTTCACCACCGACGCCGGCGTCCTCGCGGTGGGTGCGCAGTTCCTCCGGTACGTCGCGCTCTCCTTTGGCTTCATCGGGATCATGCGCGCCTTCACGGGCGGGTTCCGTGGGGCCGGCGAGACACTCGTCGCCGCCGCGATCTCCATCGTCACGCTCGCCGGGATCCGGCTTCCAGTCGCTTACGTCGCCTCGCAGGGCATCCTGCCGACCGACTGGTGGTTCTTCGGCAGTCCGGACCCACGGGGCATCTGGATCGCCTTCTTCGTCTCGAACGCCGTGGGTGCGACCATCGCGTGGCTCTGGTTCCGCCGGGGGACGTGGCGCGAGGGTGACGTGCGCGGGACCGGCACTCCGGACGTCGCCGACGACGAGACGGTCGACGCCTCGGCGGCCGACGACTGA